The following proteins are encoded in a genomic region of Spirosoma sp. SC4-14:
- a CDS encoding glycosyltransferase family 2 protein has protein sequence MNVSIITVVFNGAEHIRDCIDSVLNQTYPNIEYIIIDGKSTDGTVDIVRSYGTKIAQFVSEPDKGLYDAMNKGIGMATGDVIGLLNADDFYRHNRVIANMVATFERTGSDAVYGDMLYVDRTNTQKLKRYWRSGWYHERAFLWGWMPGHLSFFARRWLYEKYGTFRLDMKSAADYELLLRFIHKNKAKLAYMDEVTIVMRAGGISNSSLKNRLRANKEDRLAWEMNGLKPYFFTLWLKPLRKLQQYVTKPPAQPNQNGK, from the coding sequence GTGAACGTATCGATCATTACAGTGGTGTTCAATGGAGCGGAGCACATCCGGGATTGCATCGATTCAGTACTGAATCAAACTTATCCGAACATTGAATACATTATTATTGACGGAAAATCGACCGATGGCACCGTAGACATTGTTCGCTCATATGGTACAAAAATTGCTCAATTTGTATCGGAGCCCGATAAAGGTCTATACGACGCCATGAATAAAGGAATTGGCATGGCCACGGGCGATGTAATTGGGTTGCTCAATGCCGACGATTTTTACCGGCATAACCGGGTCATTGCAAACATGGTCGCCACCTTCGAACGAACCGGTAGCGATGCTGTTTATGGCGATATGCTCTACGTAGACCGCACCAATACCCAGAAGCTGAAACGCTACTGGCGTTCGGGATGGTATCATGAACGGGCCTTTTTGTGGGGTTGGATGCCCGGCCATTTATCGTTTTTTGCCCGGCGCTGGCTCTACGAAAAATATGGTACGTTCCGGCTCGACATGAAAAGTGCAGCAGACTACGAACTGTTGCTTCGATTCATTCACAAAAATAAGGCCAAACTCGCTTACATGGATGAAGTTACTATTGTGATGCGGGCTGGAGGAATCAGTAATAGCAGTTTAAAAAACAGGCTTAGAGCCAACAAAGAAGATCGGCTGGCCTGGGAAATGAACGGATTGAAACCTTATTTTTTCACACTGTGGCTTAAACCCCTTCGTAAATTACAGCAATATGTTACCAAACCACCCGCACAACCGAACCAGAACGGTAAGTAA
- a CDS encoding WcaF family extracellular polysaccharide biosynthesis acetyltransferase, whose protein sequence is MAKTSAQAIGPEQIERKTDLSVYDISWYKPGPRWKIIVWFMVNAVLINSYLPLPMVFKRFILKLFGAKMGKGVVIKPGVNIKYPWFLELGNYVWIGEKVWIDNLSQVVIGDHSCLSQGAMILTGNHDYRRSTFDLTTRPITLDDGVWIGAKAIVCAGVRCHSHAVLSVNSVATRDLEEYGIYQGNPAILVRKRIIRA, encoded by the coding sequence ATGGCAAAGACCTCAGCCCAGGCAATCGGTCCTGAACAAATAGAGAGAAAAACTGATTTATCAGTATATGACATTAGTTGGTATAAACCGGGCCCTCGCTGGAAAATTATAGTCTGGTTTATGGTAAACGCCGTTCTGATAAATTCTTACCTCCCCCTCCCCATGGTTTTTAAGCGCTTCATTCTGAAGCTATTTGGTGCAAAGATGGGAAAGGGCGTTGTGATTAAGCCCGGCGTCAACATCAAATATCCCTGGTTCCTGGAGCTAGGCAACTACGTCTGGATTGGCGAAAAAGTATGGATCGATAACCTGAGCCAGGTCGTTATTGGCGATCATTCCTGCCTATCGCAGGGAGCTATGATTCTGACTGGCAATCATGACTACCGCCGGTCGACGTTCGATCTGACAACCCGGCCTATCACGCTTGACGATGGCGTCTGGATTGGTGCCAAAGCCATTGTCTGCGCAGGCGTTCGCTGTCATTCACATGCCGTACTGTCGGTCAACTCGGTTGCCACGCGCGACCTGGAGGAGTACGGAATCTATCAGGGCAATCCGGCCATTTTGGTCCGCAAACGAATTATCAGGGCGTGA
- a CDS encoding glycosyltransferase family 2 protein, with protein sequence MADVSVIILTHNEEKHIARCLQSLHPFTDKVFIVDSFSTDRTVEIARSLGAVVVQNPWINYAIQFNYGIANTPFQTTWLMRMDADEYVLPELAAEINQKLSTISADVSGIYVKRRVMFFDQWIRHGAYYPIWLLRLWRREQGICEETWMDEHIKLSTGQTIQFQHDLVDHNLNNLTWWTQKHNNYAIREVIDLLNIKYNFDETQRVEPKLLGTQEQRTRYLKIQYASLPLFVRPFLYFFYRYFIRLGILDGQKGLMWHFLQGLWYRFLVDAKMFEVYYHAGRDKQAIIQFFRTHYGKDLSPGNRS encoded by the coding sequence ATGGCCGACGTATCTGTCATTATTCTAACACACAACGAGGAAAAACACATTGCCCGGTGTTTGCAAAGCCTGCACCCGTTTACGGATAAGGTTTTTATAGTTGATTCATTTTCAACGGATCGCACTGTTGAAATTGCCCGTTCGCTAGGTGCTGTCGTCGTACAAAACCCCTGGATCAATTATGCGATCCAGTTTAACTACGGAATCGCCAATACGCCTTTCCAGACCACTTGGCTGATGCGCATGGACGCCGATGAATATGTTCTGCCCGAATTAGCGGCTGAAATCAACCAGAAACTGTCGACCATAAGCGCAGACGTATCGGGCATATACGTTAAGCGGAGGGTGATGTTTTTCGATCAGTGGATTCGGCATGGCGCTTACTATCCGATCTGGCTGCTTCGGCTATGGCGACGCGAGCAAGGCATCTGCGAAGAAACCTGGATGGATGAGCATATTAAGCTATCAACGGGACAAACCATTCAGTTTCAGCACGATCTGGTCGACCACAATCTCAATAACTTAACGTGGTGGACACAAAAACATAATAATTACGCTATTCGCGAAGTCATTGATTTGCTGAATATTAAGTATAACTTCGACGAGACACAACGCGTTGAACCAAAGTTGTTAGGCACCCAGGAACAACGAACCCGGTACCTAAAAATACAATATGCGTCGTTGCCGTTATTTGTTCGGCCATTTTTGTATTTTTTCTATCGGTACTTTATTCGACTAGGAATTTTAGATGGGCAGAAAGGATTGATGTGGCACTTCTTACAGGGCCTGTGGTACCGTTTTCTGGTAGATGCCAAGATGTTTGAAGTGTATTATCATGCCGGACGCGACAAGCAGGCAATTATCCAATTTTTCCGAACGCACTATGGCAAAGACCTCAGCCCAGGCAATCGGTCCTGA
- a CDS encoding sialate O-acetylesterase produces MKSLYTSLVLFLCYFSASAQVNFTQLPRDLQLYPRDANNQATVWVSGTVVGTGYTKIALQVLREGQVTSFTSQTLSPSVANTPFQFSSTIKAEKAQYDFNVFLYNNTDSALVAGRKRIVCGDVYIIHGQSNALALAGLDQYYSFNFDDTYLRNCSYPYGAPSIPDAMSWYAAKDPYGSIGGFGLTLQRFILEQYGIPTLVLNGAYGGTGIAALTVRNPANHADLDTFYGRLLYRAQWAGVDKHVKAIIWKQGEDEAGNGPDGYGEKFKVLYDQLREDYGNARIYVGQINILADKEEGAAALRDFQRRTKYLFDNVESIATIGARGYDGIHYDPLGHQQIAYEQFRQIARDFYGSTDTLQINSPDVKKVFYNIPKDSITLVFDSDMQMAWKDTAYYNFATGEKIGSRELKDYFYLDKQAGLLSGGTTNGNRVILGLKQPSAAKFLRYLPAYFSDALSSFYNGPTLRNTLGMRAFSFDSVAIADAIPTVTTLAAKPISEKQIQLTWTAPATAQTQILERSDGSQTAFKTIARVSGTVATFNDTNVPDPFGSYYYRLRAYSSTSESVYSNVVMSKPLVLGIANTELPIKLYPNPLSADRVLHIEVDQLAIKSIVVRDVLGKTIKNWQGKVQNELLIGLNDVAEGLYIAEVETTDGKVLHHKIVVQ; encoded by the coding sequence ATGAAGTCACTCTACACCTCCCTTGTATTGTTTTTATGCTATTTTTCGGCTTCCGCTCAGGTTAATTTTACGCAACTGCCCCGCGATTTACAGCTTTATCCCCGAGACGCTAACAATCAGGCAACGGTATGGGTTAGCGGAACGGTTGTTGGTACCGGCTACACTAAAATTGCCCTGCAGGTACTTCGAGAAGGACAAGTAACCAGCTTTACGAGTCAGACCTTATCACCTTCGGTTGCCAACACACCTTTTCAGTTTTCAAGTACGATTAAGGCCGAAAAAGCACAGTACGACTTTAACGTCTTTCTGTATAACAATACCGACTCGGCCCTGGTTGCCGGGCGAAAGCGTATTGTCTGTGGCGATGTATATATCATTCATGGGCAGTCGAATGCGCTGGCGCTGGCTGGGCTGGATCAGTATTATTCGTTTAATTTCGACGATACGTACTTGCGCAACTGTTCGTACCCTTATGGTGCGCCTAGTATTCCGGATGCCATGAGCTGGTATGCGGCCAAAGATCCGTATGGAAGCATCGGCGGATTCGGGCTGACCCTGCAACGCTTTATTCTGGAGCAGTATGGCATACCAACTCTGGTGCTGAACGGAGCTTATGGCGGTACAGGCATTGCGGCTCTGACCGTCCGAAACCCTGCCAATCATGCCGATCTGGATACGTTTTATGGCCGATTATTATACCGGGCTCAGTGGGCAGGAGTCGATAAACACGTAAAGGCGATCATTTGGAAACAGGGCGAAGACGAAGCCGGAAACGGGCCCGATGGGTATGGCGAGAAGTTTAAAGTTCTCTACGACCAGCTACGCGAAGACTACGGCAATGCCCGTATTTATGTTGGCCAGATCAATATTCTGGCCGATAAGGAAGAAGGGGCCGCTGCTTTGCGCGATTTTCAGCGCCGGACAAAATACCTCTTCGACAACGTGGAGTCAATTGCCACCATTGGAGCCCGTGGATACGACGGTATTCACTATGATCCGCTGGGCCATCAGCAGATCGCTTATGAACAGTTTCGGCAGATTGCCCGCGATTTTTATGGGTCGACGGATACCTTGCAGATCAACTCGCCCGATGTGAAAAAAGTGTTCTACAATATCCCTAAAGACTCCATTACGCTGGTATTTGACAGCGATATGCAAATGGCCTGGAAAGATACCGCTTACTATAACTTCGCGACTGGTGAAAAAATAGGAAGCCGTGAACTAAAAGATTATTTCTACCTCGATAAACAGGCCGGGCTTCTGTCGGGTGGAACTACAAATGGCAATCGGGTAATACTGGGGTTGAAACAACCCTCGGCAGCTAAATTTCTGCGTTATCTGCCTGCTTACTTTTCTGATGCCTTATCGTCGTTCTATAACGGGCCAACGTTGCGAAACACGCTCGGTATGCGCGCTTTCAGCTTCGATAGTGTAGCCATTGCCGATGCCATTCCGACCGTAACGACGCTTGCCGCTAAGCCCATTTCTGAAAAACAGATTCAACTGACCTGGACTGCTCCGGCAACGGCCCAAACGCAGATTCTGGAACGCAGCGATGGGTCGCAGACGGCATTTAAAACCATTGCGAGAGTGTCAGGTACAGTTGCAACCTTCAATGATACCAACGTGCCCGATCCGTTTGGAAGCTATTACTACCGATTACGGGCTTATAGCAGCACATCAGAGTCGGTCTATAGCAATGTGGTTATGTCGAAACCGTTGGTTCTGGGAATAGCGAATACCGAATTGCCCATAAAACTTTATCCGAATCCTCTTTCAGCCGATCGGGTACTGCATATCGAGGTAGATCAATTGGCTATTAAGTCGATAGTGGTTCGTGATGTATTGGGTAAGACCATAAAAAACTGGCAGGGGAAAGTGCAGAATGAGCTACTGATCGGACTGAATGACGTAGCCGAAGGCCTGTATATTGCCGAGGTTGAAACTACCGATGGAAAGGTTTTACACCATAAGATTGTTGTTCAGTGA
- a CDS encoding formyltransferase family protein, with protein sequence MRLVILTQDDPFYLARNIDYLLKKLPPYAEVVATVVFDVSPFGKRESFSEKMKKTYDIFGLPFFIRYGFKFVLSKLDSRNNVRKTLADRGIPLIEIEGAINKDENLEKIRAYKPDLLVSIAGNQIFKRKLLDVATHGCINLHTALLPKYRGLMPSFWVLKNGETHTGVSVFFVDEGIDSGPILVQNKLEIGDRSQAELIDVTKKMGMDAILESIEKIHSGKYELIENDAAQMTYFTFPTRDDVKAFLAAGKRFY encoded by the coding sequence ATGCGCCTAGTGATTCTGACGCAGGACGATCCATTCTATCTTGCCCGAAATATCGACTACCTGTTAAAAAAATTACCTCCCTACGCTGAAGTTGTTGCCACTGTTGTTTTCGACGTATCGCCGTTTGGCAAGCGCGAGAGCTTCAGTGAGAAAATGAAGAAGACCTACGACATTTTTGGGCTTCCTTTTTTTATTCGGTATGGCTTTAAGTTTGTACTCTCCAAGCTGGATAGCCGCAATAACGTCAGAAAAACACTGGCCGATCGGGGAATTCCGCTTATCGAAATTGAAGGAGCCATCAATAAAGACGAAAATCTCGAAAAAATTCGGGCCTATAAACCCGATCTGCTTGTGTCGATTGCGGGTAATCAGATTTTTAAGCGCAAGTTGCTGGATGTAGCCACGCATGGCTGTATTAACCTGCACACGGCGCTTCTGCCAAAATACAGAGGGCTGATGCCTTCGTTTTGGGTCTTGAAAAACGGCGAAACGCATACCGGCGTTTCGGTTTTCTTTGTCGATGAAGGCATCGACAGTGGCCCAATTCTGGTTCAGAACAAACTGGAAATCGGCGACAGAAGTCAGGCCGAACTGATCGATGTGACCAAGAAGATGGGCATGGATGCCATTCTGGAATCGATCGAAAAGATCCATTCGGGCAAGTATGAGCTGATCGAAAACGACGCGGCTCAGATGACCTATTTCACCTTTCCAACCCGCGACGATGTGAAAGCCTTTCTGGCTGCGGGTAAACGGTTTTATTAA
- a CDS encoding polysaccharide deacetylase family protein: MNILTFDIEEWFHILDNASTRTEAEWGRYETRIYENMDRIFELLDDTKSRATFFCLGWVADKHPEIIRRIDAAGYEIATHSYAHQLAYEQTPAEFQADLERSIKHLQDITGKKVRSYRAPGFSIKEYNRWVFPILIEQGIEIDCSVFSARRAHGGDASLGMFEPGFLNVEGTLLKEFPINTAAVLGQDLIFSGGGYFRLLPYRAIRGLMSRSNYVMTYFHPRDFDAGQPMIPGLSRARRFKSYYGLKNCLPKLRQLLIEFPFVDLAEADRQVDWAKIAPKEVTI; this comes from the coding sequence ATGAATATTCTGACGTTTGATATTGAAGAGTGGTTTCATATTCTGGACAATGCGTCGACTCGTACGGAGGCTGAATGGGGTCGGTACGAAACGCGGATTTATGAGAATATGGACCGAATCTTCGAGCTTCTGGACGATACCAAAAGTCGGGCAACCTTTTTTTGCCTGGGTTGGGTAGCCGATAAACATCCGGAAATTATCCGGCGAATTGATGCGGCAGGCTACGAAATTGCTACGCATTCGTATGCGCATCAGTTGGCCTATGAGCAAACTCCCGCCGAGTTTCAGGCCGACCTGGAACGGTCGATCAAGCACTTGCAGGATATTACGGGTAAGAAAGTACGATCGTACCGGGCACCGGGTTTTTCAATTAAGGAATATAATCGCTGGGTTTTCCCGATCCTGATCGAGCAGGGAATCGAAATTGACTGTTCCGTTTTTTCGGCCCGTCGGGCGCACGGTGGCGATGCATCCCTGGGAATGTTTGAACCCGGTTTCCTGAATGTAGAAGGTACTTTACTGAAAGAGTTTCCGATCAACACGGCCGCCGTATTGGGTCAGGATCTGATTTTTTCGGGCGGGGGCTATTTCAGATTGCTGCCCTATCGGGCAATTCGGGGGCTGATGAGCCGCTCCAACTACGTAATGACCTACTTTCATCCCCGCGATTTTGACGCCGGGCAGCCTATGATTCCAGGACTAAGCCGGGCCCGCCGATTCAAATCCTATTATGGATTGAAAAACTGTTTACCCAAACTCCGGCAACTGTTGATCGAGTTCCCGTTTGTCGATCTGGCCGAAGCCGACCGGCAGGTCGACTGGGCTAAGATAGCGCCGAAAGAGGTGACAATTTAG
- a CDS encoding glycosyltransferase — MRILNICAYTWEAGGPPKIIFDHTQVALRYGHQVDILSPYSEGEKPYPVPEGARLILCRRTPIISRFFREVSGELYQYLKKYIHEYDVIHCHGLWHFGTLAPFMVDNSIAKVITIHGVLDRWVYAHNNLKKQLMDNLAQKRYLRRADLVQINNTDEREDIARYLGSPHPNVVIIPNGIKLSDFTHLPAKGTFRRKFNVPNSRKMVLFMSRLNIKKGLGLLLPAFKAYQQKHADAILIVAGGNDGYEAEARQFIDDNKLSDSIRLVGMLTGDDKKAALADADLFTLPSYSEGFSMAVLEAMASGAPTLVSDRVGFGETIRQHQAAGLVNELTPEGVLKGLETMLGDNDLRQQVAQNATALLKAQYDIDIVAKRLLDEYEKIVHSKKAKLSPLSALS, encoded by the coding sequence ATGCGAATACTAAATATTTGTGCTTATACCTGGGAGGCTGGTGGTCCTCCCAAGATCATCTTCGATCATACGCAGGTAGCGCTTCGTTATGGGCATCAGGTCGATATTCTGAGCCCCTATTCTGAAGGCGAAAAACCATATCCTGTTCCTGAGGGCGCCCGGCTTATTCTTTGCCGTAGAACACCCATCATCAGCCGTTTTTTCCGTGAGGTTTCAGGCGAATTATACCAGTACCTGAAAAAGTATATTCATGAATATGACGTTATTCACTGTCATGGTTTGTGGCATTTCGGAACGCTGGCTCCTTTTATGGTCGATAATAGTATCGCCAAAGTAATTACTATTCATGGCGTGCTCGACCGCTGGGTATATGCCCATAACAACCTGAAAAAGCAGTTGATGGACAATCTGGCCCAAAAACGGTATTTGCGCCGTGCCGACCTGGTTCAGATCAATAATACCGACGAACGCGAAGACATCGCCCGTTATTTGGGCTCACCTCATCCGAATGTTGTTATTATTCCTAACGGCATCAAACTGAGCGATTTCACTCACCTGCCCGCTAAAGGTACGTTTCGTCGAAAATTCAACGTGCCCAACTCCCGAAAAATGGTTCTGTTTATGAGCCGACTTAATATAAAGAAAGGCCTTGGCCTGCTCCTGCCCGCATTTAAAGCGTATCAGCAGAAGCATGCAGATGCCATACTGATTGTTGCTGGCGGTAACGACGGCTACGAAGCCGAGGCCCGCCAGTTTATCGACGACAACAAACTCAGCGACTCGATTCGGCTGGTCGGTATGCTAACCGGCGACGATAAGAAAGCCGCATTGGCCGACGCCGACCTCTTTACCTTACCATCTTACTCTGAAGGTTTCTCGATGGCCGTACTGGAAGCAATGGCATCAGGGGCGCCAACACTCGTATCAGACCGGGTTGGATTTGGCGAAACTATTCGTCAGCATCAGGCAGCCGGTCTGGTCAATGAGCTAACTCCAGAAGGGGTTCTGAAAGGACTGGAAACCATGCTGGGCGACAACGACCTGCGCCAACAGGTTGCCCAAAATGCAACAGCTCTCCTGAAAGCTCAATATGACATCGACATTGTAGCCAAACGCTTACTGGACGAATACGAAAAGATCGTGCATTCGAAAAAGGCTAAATTGTCACCTCTTTCGGCGCTATCTTAG
- a CDS encoding glycosyltransferase has product MRILIVHNLLWAHYKSAVFQALQQLVDQQPNVSMLVLQIARNERSRAGLETEDSESTPTYSYNYKLLFDRYLEEVSLFERIRALYLHAKAYRPDVINLTGYYDPAQLLLLFWAKVNGIRVIMQNESTAADHERGGWKERFKRIIFKQCDGFFCFGSLSARYVTEFGVSPDKVLLKKNAVDNPTLQTVYEKAIQQRTDQQQQLGLRPHNFIFVGRLIEFKNLPVLITAFGEALSQSHNGNQWGLVLLGDGIEHDSLVDQVTSLELTDPVKFLPGRPWFKVPELLALSDVLVLPSRSEPWGLVVNEAMACGLPVIVSNRCGCVADLVRDGQNGFIFDPNHSIQLIKRLVEFMDNNVDMRQMSTAAKQLIAPYSPGAVAREMLQGFSKITT; this is encoded by the coding sequence ATGCGCATCCTGATTGTTCATAATCTGTTGTGGGCACACTATAAATCAGCTGTTTTTCAGGCCTTGCAGCAACTCGTCGATCAGCAACCCAACGTTTCGATGCTAGTCCTGCAGATTGCCCGCAACGAACGTTCGCGGGCGGGCCTGGAAACTGAGGATAGCGAATCGACTCCAACTTATAGCTATAACTACAAGTTGCTCTTTGACCGGTATCTGGAAGAAGTTAGTCTTTTCGAGCGAATCCGTGCCCTTTATTTGCACGCCAAAGCCTACCGGCCCGATGTTATCAATCTCACCGGTTACTACGATCCGGCCCAGTTGCTATTGCTATTCTGGGCCAAAGTAAACGGCATCCGGGTAATTATGCAGAATGAAAGCACTGCCGCCGACCACGAACGAGGAGGCTGGAAAGAACGATTCAAACGCATAATCTTTAAGCAGTGCGATGGTTTTTTCTGCTTTGGCAGTCTGTCGGCCCGCTATGTGACCGAGTTTGGTGTAAGCCCAGACAAGGTTCTGCTCAAAAAAAATGCGGTCGACAATCCAACGCTTCAAACCGTTTACGAAAAAGCCATTCAACAACGTACCGATCAGCAACAACAATTAGGTTTACGGCCGCATAATTTTATTTTTGTCGGACGGCTTATTGAGTTCAAAAACCTTCCCGTTCTCATCACTGCCTTTGGCGAAGCCCTCAGCCAATCGCACAATGGCAATCAGTGGGGACTCGTTCTCCTCGGCGATGGGATTGAACATGATTCGCTGGTCGACCAGGTAACCTCTCTGGAACTGACCGACCCTGTCAAATTTTTGCCAGGGCGCCCCTGGTTTAAAGTGCCCGAGCTATTAGCTCTGAGCGATGTACTCGTCTTGCCAAGTCGTTCTGAACCCTGGGGGTTAGTTGTTAATGAAGCAATGGCTTGTGGCCTGCCCGTAATTGTCTCGAACCGCTGTGGTTGTGTGGCCGATCTGGTCCGCGATGGCCAGAATGGTTTCATTTTCGATCCAAACCATTCCATTCAACTAATCAAGCGACTCGTTGAGTTTATGGATAATAACGTTGATATGCGGCAGATGAGTACCGCAGCCAAACAGCTAATTGCTCCTTATTCGCCCGGAGCCGTTGCCCGAGAAATGCTACAGGGATTTAGTAAAATCACAACATAA
- a CDS encoding glycosyltransferase family 2 protein: MNQPGQSLHPFVTKAYQPRTVATEKSYPKLTVVTPSYNQVHYLERTILSVLNQNYPNLEYFIIDGGSADGSVDLIKKYEPYLAGWVSEKDRGQTDAINKGFRMATGDYVAFQNSDDTFAPDAFSRVADAWRLAPDTDVFFGDMYITDEQDVILEELRAPEFCVECQIYEGMQVFNQSLFIRRERLNEFGFLDENLRFVIDYEIVARLGVQPGMRFRHVDGFWGGFRVQPNAKSSTISTVGLSEHQVIKEKYRPQLQSSLGEAFWQRYCRLRKLLTFVLQGEFGYVRHRLQLRQAAKKQ; encoded by the coding sequence ATGAATCAGCCTGGCCAATCGCTCCACCCATTCGTCACCAAAGCCTACCAACCCCGCACGGTAGCCACTGAAAAATCGTATCCAAAACTCACCGTCGTAACGCCTTCTTACAATCAGGTTCACTACCTGGAGCGCACGATTCTTAGCGTATTGAATCAGAACTACCCCAATCTGGAATATTTTATCATCGATGGCGGATCGGCCGATGGGAGTGTCGATCTGATAAAAAAATATGAGCCTTATCTTGCAGGCTGGGTAAGTGAGAAAGATCGCGGTCAGACGGATGCTATAAACAAAGGCTTTCGCATGGCAACCGGCGACTATGTTGCCTTTCAGAACTCGGATGACACGTTTGCGCCCGATGCCTTCAGTCGGGTTGCCGATGCCTGGCGCCTGGCACCCGATACCGACGTTTTTTTTGGCGACATGTACATAACCGACGAACAGGACGTTATTCTGGAAGAGCTTCGTGCCCCTGAATTCTGTGTCGAATGTCAGATTTATGAAGGCATGCAGGTATTTAACCAGTCGCTTTTTATCCGGCGGGAGCGTTTAAATGAGTTTGGTTTTCTGGACGAAAATTTGCGCTTTGTTATTGATTATGAAATTGTGGCCCGGCTGGGCGTTCAGCCCGGTATGCGGTTTCGGCATGTTGATGGGTTTTGGGGTGGATTTCGGGTTCAACCGAATGCTAAATCGTCAACAATCAGTACCGTTGGGCTTAGTGAGCATCAGGTTATTAAAGAAAAATATCGTCCGCAGCTACAAAGTTCACTGGGAGAAGCATTCTGGCAGCGTTATTGCCGTTTGCGTAAACTACTGACCTTTGTGCTTCAGGGCGAATTTGGCTACGTCCGGCATCGTTTACAGCTACGACAAGCCGCAAAGAAACAATAG
- a CDS encoding glycosyltransferase family 1 protein — protein sequence MNVLYDHQCFTGLTYGGVSRYFFDLMSSFSSRSDIDFELSLRLSNNEYLSKASFSKHLPYRQLAHSRNVNRAASLFNRLYSQQRIKAGQFDVFHPTYYHRYFLKSINKKPFVVTFHDATSERYGKIYPDVGEGLYEVKKQLMHRANRIISVSEFSKQEIVRFFPIDPDKISVIHLGTTFQNNAQHEVAPSAEFPYLLYVGKRGLYKNFTTFFRAVRPVFKQHPNLHLICAGGGSFTADEQALFHSAQLGSRVHYRPITDESLFGLYHHATAFVFPSLNEGFGIPVLEAFSASCPVILSNRSSLPEVAADAAVYFDPEDDDSIANAVEQVLSSNARQQELRQKGTERLTHFSCEQTARQTLTVYQSLL from the coding sequence ATGAATGTTCTGTACGACCATCAGTGTTTTACTGGCCTAACCTACGGTGGAGTATCCCGGTATTTTTTCGACTTGATGAGTTCGTTTTCCAGTCGTTCAGATATAGACTTCGAATTGTCCTTACGGCTATCCAATAACGAATATCTCAGTAAGGCATCATTCAGTAAGCATCTTCCCTATCGGCAACTGGCACATTCGCGGAATGTCAATCGGGCCGCGTCGCTTTTCAATCGTCTGTATAGTCAGCAACGAATAAAAGCCGGACAGTTCGATGTATTCCACCCAACCTATTACCATCGATATTTCCTGAAGTCGATTAATAAAAAACCGTTTGTTGTCACCTTTCATGATGCAACGAGCGAACGATATGGGAAAATTTATCCGGATGTTGGTGAAGGGCTCTACGAGGTTAAGAAACAACTTATGCACCGGGCCAATCGGATTATTTCGGTTTCAGAGTTTTCGAAACAGGAGATTGTTCGCTTCTTCCCCATCGACCCCGACAAGATCAGTGTCATACACCTCGGCACTACTTTTCAAAATAATGCACAACATGAAGTAGCCCCTTCGGCTGAGTTTCCGTATTTGCTCTATGTGGGCAAGCGCGGGCTTTATAAAAACTTTACTACCTTTTTCAGGGCTGTCAGGCCGGTTTTTAAACAGCACCCCAACTTACACCTGATCTGTGCAGGTGGAGGTTCCTTTACCGCCGATGAGCAGGCGCTGTTTCATTCGGCTCAGTTAGGTAGCCGGGTCCATTATCGGCCAATTACCGATGAAAGCCTGTTTGGGCTCTATCATCATGCAACGGCCTTTGTGTTCCCATCGCTCAACGAAGGTTTTGGCATACCAGTGCTTGAAGCCTTTAGTGCAAGTTGTCCGGTCATTTTGAGCAATCGGAGTTCATTGCCCGAAGTAGCAGCCGATGCCGCCGTTTATTTCGACCCGGAAGATGACGATTCCATTGCCAATGCCGTTGAACAGGTTCTGTCGAGCAATGCCCGACAACAGGAATTACGACAGAAAGGCACAGAGCGATTGACGCACTTTTCGTGTGAACAAACTGCCCGACAAACGCTGACTGTTTATCAATCACTCCTCTAG